The genomic stretch GCACAGCGTGAATACATTTTCAATTGCTGAGCAGGATAAGCAGCATCTTATGAGCATTATTGCACAATTGGAATTGAACGAATAACACATAAAGAATGGAGGTGACGGTACATGGCAGCATTTGAGAGCTTATCAAGTCGGCTTCAAAATGTGTTCAGCAAGCTGAGGGGTAAAGGCAAGGTTTCCGAGGAAGATGTTAGCGAAGCGATGCGCGAGGTTCGCTTAGCGCTTCTAGAAGCTGACGTTAACTTTAAGGTCGTGAAGGACTTTATCGCAAAGGTGAAGGAACGGGCTATTGGATTGGATGTATCTAAGAGCTTTACGCCCGGCATGGTCGTCATCGATATCGTAAATAAAGAGCTGACCGAGCTGATGGGCGGCACACAAAGCAAGCTTGTGAAGGCTAATAAGCCACCAACTGTCATTATGATGGCGGGCTTGCAAGGTGCCGGTAAGACAACAACCTCAGGCAAGCTTGCAAAGCTGCTTCAGAAGAGCAACAATAAGCCGCTTCTTATCGCATGCGACATTTATCGTCCGGCTGCGATTAAGCAGCTTCAGGTGCTAGGTGAACAAATCAATGCACCGGTATTCTCCTTAGGTGATCAGGTCTCGCCTGTAGAAATTGCGCGTGCTGGATTACAGCATGCCAAAGAGAACGGCAATGATTACGTTATTATTGATACCGCTGGCCGCCTGCATATCGACGAAGAGCTGATGGAAGAGCTTAAGCAAATTCATCAGATTACGAAGCCGGATGAAGTGCTCCTTGTGGTGGATGCAATGACTGGACAAGATGCGGTTAACGTAGCGCAAAGCTTCCACGAGCAGCTTGCTTTAACGGGAGTTGTATTGACGAAGCTTGATGGAGATACTCGAGGCGGCGCGGCATTGTCGGTCAAAGCTGTAACGGGTTGTCCGATTAAATTTGCAGCGATGGGTGAGAAGATCGACTCCTTGGAGCCTTTCCATCCTGAGCGTATGGCTTCTCGTATTCTCGGCATGGGCGACATGCTCTCGTTGATTGAGAAAGCACAGTTCAATATCGATGCGGATAAGGCGAAGGAAATGGAACGTAAAATGCGTACAGCAGAATTTACGTTCGACGATTTCCTGGAGCAGATGGAGCAGGTTCGTAATCTTGGACCGCTTGATCAAATTATGGATATGCTGCCCGGCATGAACAAGATGAAGGGCATGAAGGATATGAAGGTCGATGAGAAGCAAATCGGCCGTGTTGAGGCCATTGTTCGCTCCATGACCAAAGAGGAGAAGCAAAAGCCGGAGCTGCTTAACCACAGTCGGCGCAAGCGTGTTGCGGCGGGCAGCGGTACAACAATCGTTGAGGTGAATCGCCTCATTAAGCAGTTTGATGATATGAAGAAAATGATGAAGCAATTCTCATCGATGATGGGTCCGAAAGGTCCAAAGGGCGGCAAGAAGGGCCTTAAGGGCATGCTCGGTAAAAATATGAAGTTTCCGTTTTAAACCTAGTTTACTCTTTGAAGGAGGTGAATTTTCATGGCAGTACGTATTCGTTTGAAAAGAATTGGTGCTCACAAAGCTCCTTTCTACCGCGTAGTAGTATCGGATTCCCGTTCGCCGCGTGACGGACGTTTTATCGAAGAGATCGGCACTTATAACCCGGTTGCACAACCGGCTCAAGTTAAGATCGATGAAGAAAAAGCGTTGAAATGGCTTCAAACAGGAGCACAAGCTTC from Paenibacillus sp. FSL H8-0548 encodes the following:
- the ffh gene encoding signal recognition particle protein — its product is MAAFESLSSRLQNVFSKLRGKGKVSEEDVSEAMREVRLALLEADVNFKVVKDFIAKVKERAIGLDVSKSFTPGMVVIDIVNKELTELMGGTQSKLVKANKPPTVIMMAGLQGAGKTTTSGKLAKLLQKSNNKPLLIACDIYRPAAIKQLQVLGEQINAPVFSLGDQVSPVEIARAGLQHAKENGNDYVIIDTAGRLHIDEELMEELKQIHQITKPDEVLLVVDAMTGQDAVNVAQSFHEQLALTGVVLTKLDGDTRGGAALSVKAVTGCPIKFAAMGEKIDSLEPFHPERMASRILGMGDMLSLIEKAQFNIDADKAKEMERKMRTAEFTFDDFLEQMEQVRNLGPLDQIMDMLPGMNKMKGMKDMKVDEKQIGRVEAIVRSMTKEEKQKPELLNHSRRKRVAAGSGTTIVEVNRLIKQFDDMKKMMKQFSSMMGPKGPKGGKKGLKGMLGKNMKFPF
- the rpsP gene encoding 30S ribosomal protein S16 codes for the protein MAVRIRLKRIGAHKAPFYRVVVSDSRSPRDGRFIEEIGTYNPVAQPAQVKIDEEKALKWLQTGAQASDTVRDLLSKAGVLKKFHELKQQK